A DNA window from Mucilaginibacter xinganensis contains the following coding sequences:
- a CDS encoding gamma-glutamylcyclotransferase family protein gives MVLFAFAAYMDVNEFAKTVPSAKKIGVARLPGYNFVFNKTADDQSSKANIAPSADPLAVVWGLLIELNDNERSNFYNGGAWQIDFKLEHVSCLDEDDKIHMAEAFVAQPHALNTHLLPFDWYHARLVQLATNAGLPKEYVKQMAQMPFKIDPDDERRQKKLKRT, from the coding sequence ATGGTATTATTTGCTTTTGCGGCCTATATGGATGTAAACGAATTTGCGAAGACGGTTCCATCTGCCAAAAAGATCGGTGTAGCCAGGCTGCCCGGTTATAATTTCGTATTTAATAAAACCGCTGACGACCAATCGTCAAAGGCTAATATAGCCCCGTCTGCTGATCCGCTGGCAGTTGTTTGGGGCTTATTAATTGAGCTGAATGACAACGAGCGCTCTAATTTTTATAACGGCGGGGCCTGGCAGATTGATTTTAAGCTGGAACATGTTAGCTGCCTGGACGAAGATGATAAAATCCACATGGCGGAAGCTTTTGTAGCGCAACCCCACGCATTAAATACACATTTGTTACCATTTGATTGGTATCACGCCCGATTGGTGCAACTTGCCACAAATGCCGGCTTGCCCAAGGAATATGTAAAGCAAATGGCCCAAATGCCTTTTAAAATTGATCCGGATGATGAAAGACGGCAAAAAAAACTTAAAAGGACATAA